From Oenococcus sicerae, the proteins below share one genomic window:
- a CDS encoding mannose/fructose/sorbose PTS transporter subunit IIA, with protein sequence MVGIVIASHGEFAKGILQSGEMIFGKQEKVAAVTFMPNEGPDDLRKHLDAAIASFASDDEVLFLIDLWGGSPFNQSNAIYEEHKDKMAIVTGLNLPMLIEAYSSRSNLNSAHEIAAHILVEARAGVRTKPEELTPKAAAPKAKAAIIPQGDGQAKISLARLDSRLLHGQVATAWSKSVNPTRIIVVSDNVAKDQLRKSLITEAAPPGIKANVIPIDKMIKIWHDPRFGNERFLLLFETAEDVARAVDGGVDIPELNIGSLAHSDGKTMINNVLAVDQKDVDTFEHLRDKGVKFDVRKVPSDDSKDMLALIKKAGFKLDDSKEKK encoded by the coding sequence ATGGTTGGAATAGTCATCGCAAGTCACGGCGAATTTGCCAAGGGCATTCTTCAATCAGGCGAGATGATATTCGGCAAGCAGGAAAAAGTAGCAGCTGTTACTTTTATGCCGAATGAAGGTCCTGATGATTTGAGGAAACATTTGGATGCAGCGATTGCCAGTTTTGCTAGCGACGATGAAGTTCTGTTCTTAATTGATCTTTGGGGCGGATCTCCATTTAACCAATCGAATGCTATTTATGAAGAACACAAGGATAAAATGGCGATCGTTACCGGCTTAAATTTGCCGATGCTGATCGAAGCATATTCTTCGCGTTCAAACTTAAATAGTGCTCATGAAATTGCTGCACATATTCTAGTCGAGGCTCGCGCCGGAGTTAGAACTAAGCCTGAGGAATTGACACCCAAGGCGGCTGCGCCGAAAGCTAAAGCGGCCATTATTCCGCAAGGAGATGGACAAGCAAAGATCAGTTTGGCAAGACTTGATTCGCGTCTGCTTCATGGACAAGTGGCCACAGCATGGTCTAAATCAGTTAATCCGACACGTATTATTGTTGTTTCAGATAATGTGGCTAAGGATCAACTAAGGAAGTCGCTGATCACTGAGGCTGCGCCTCCTGGAATCAAAGCTAATGTTATCCCGATCGATAAGATGATCAAGATTTGGCATGATCCAAGGTTTGGAAATGAGCGTTTTCTATTGTTGTTTGAAACAGCAGAAGATGTTGCACGGGCAGTCGATGGTGGTGTCGACATACCTGAATTAAATATTGGTTCTCTGGCACATTCTGATGGAAAAACGATGATCAACAACGTGTTAGCCGTTGACCAAAAAGATGTTGATACTTTTGAACATCTGCGGGATAAAGGTGTTAAGTTCGATGTTCGTAAAGTGCCTTCAGATGATAGCAAGGATATGCTGGCCTTGATTAAAAAAGCTGGATTTAAGCTGGATGACAGTAAGGAGAAAAAGTAA
- a CDS encoding PTS mannose/fructose/sorbose transporter subunit IIC, which produces MSVISIILVVVVAFFAGMEGILDEFQFHQPLVACTLIGLVTGDLGPCIMLGGSLQLIALGWANIGAAVAPDAALASVASSIILVLGGQGTKGVSSAIALAIPLAVAGLFLTMVVRTLAVPIIHFMDRAADRGDFKTIDLWQIIAICMQGLRIAIPAGALLFIPASAVKGVLEAMPAWLTDGMAIGGSMVVAVGYAMVINMMSSRETWPFFALGFVIATVTNFTLIAIGAIGASLALIYLDLSKKGSSSNGGGGNTGDPLDDVLNDY; this is translated from the coding sequence ATGTCCGTTATATCGATTATTTTAGTTGTCGTAGTTGCCTTCTTCGCCGGTATGGAAGGTATTCTAGACGAGTTTCAATTCCATCAGCCTTTGGTTGCTTGTACGCTGATCGGATTGGTTACTGGTGATTTGGGTCCATGTATCATGTTAGGCGGTTCCTTGCAATTGATCGCCCTCGGCTGGGCTAACATCGGTGCTGCTGTTGCGCCTGATGCTGCCTTGGCTTCAGTTGCTTCATCGATTATTTTGGTTCTAGGCGGCCAAGGTACTAAGGGTGTTTCCTCTGCGATCGCCTTAGCCATTCCGCTTGCCGTAGCTGGTTTGTTCTTGACTATGGTTGTCCGGACACTTGCCGTTCCGATTATTCATTTTATGGATCGAGCTGCTGATCGTGGCGATTTTAAAACGATTGATCTCTGGCAGATTATCGCGATCTGCATGCAGGGCCTGCGTATCGCGATCCCGGCTGGTGCATTACTCTTTATTCCAGCTTCAGCTGTTAAAGGTGTTTTGGAAGCGATGCCAGCTTGGTTGACAGATGGTATGGCTATCGGTGGCAGTATGGTTGTTGCCGTTGGATATGCAATGGTTATCAACATGATGTCCAGCCGTGAAACCTGGCCTTTCTTCGCTCTAGGTTTTGTTATTGCGACTGTCACTAATTTCACATTGATTGCCATTGGTGCAATTGGTGCCTCACTGGCCCTTATCTACTTGGACCTCTCTAAAAAAGGAAGCTCGTCCAATGGCGGTGGTGGCAACACTGGCGATCCACTCGATGATGTTCTAAATGATTACTAA
- a CDS encoding PTS system mannose/fructose/sorbose family transporter subunit IID: MADEKIHLTKRDRLAVAWRSTFIQGSWNYERMQNGGWAFSLIPAIKKLYKTKEDRSAALKRHLEFFNTHPYLASPIIGVTLALEEDRANGAKVDDTAIQGVKVGMMGPLAGVGDPVFWYTVRPILGALGASLALSGNILGPILFFVLWNIIRWGFMWYTQEFGYRAGSKITDDLSGGLLQDVTKGASIMGMFVLAALVQRWVSIKFTPVVSNIKLSKGAYIDWNKIPLTHKGLQDAFTQYASGLPLSSIKTTTLQNNLDSLIPGLAALLLTFLCMWLLKKKVSPIIIILGIFVFGVVAHLLNIL; this comes from the coding sequence ATGGCAGATGAAAAAATTCATTTAACAAAAAGAGATCGACTGGCCGTTGCATGGCGTTCCACCTTTATTCAAGGGTCATGGAATTATGAGCGTATGCAAAACGGTGGCTGGGCATTTTCACTGATTCCCGCTATTAAAAAATTGTATAAGACCAAAGAAGACCGGTCTGCTGCTTTGAAGCGGCATTTGGAATTCTTTAACACTCATCCTTACTTGGCTTCTCCGATTATTGGTGTTACCTTAGCACTAGAAGAAGATCGTGCTAATGGTGCAAAGGTTGATGATACAGCTATTCAAGGTGTCAAAGTTGGTATGATGGGTCCCTTGGCTGGTGTTGGTGATCCAGTCTTCTGGTACACGGTTAGACCAATTTTAGGTGCTTTAGGTGCTTCTTTAGCTCTGAGCGGCAACATTCTTGGCCCGATCCTGTTCTTCGTTCTTTGGAACATTATTCGTTGGGGATTTATGTGGTACACCCAGGAATTCGGTTATCGTGCCGGTTCTAAAATTACAGATGACCTGAGTGGCGGTTTATTGCAAGACGTTACGAAGGGCGCTTCGATCATGGGTATGTTTGTTCTAGCGGCCCTTGTCCAGCGCTGGGTTTCGATCAAATTCACACCAGTTGTTTCAAACATCAAGCTAAGTAAAGGTGCCTATATCGATTGGAATAAGATTCCACTAACGCATAAAGGATTGCAAGATGCGTTTACCCAATATGCTAGTGGTCTTCCTTTAAGTTCTATCAAGACGACGACTTTGCAAAATAACTTGGATTCATTGATTCCTGGTTTGGCAGCCTTACTGCTGACCTTCCTATGCATGTGGTTATTGAAGAAAAAGGTTTCACCAATTATCATTATTTTGGGAATCTTCGTCTTCGGTGTCGTTGCACACTTGCTGAATATTTTGTAA
- a CDS encoding DUF956 family protein, with the protein MVESLNTKVDLVTKATSFLGLSSYGKIMIGDVGFEFYNDSDINKFIQIPWKDVDYVIASVLLRGRWIPRFSIQTKRNGSYTFAARHPKRVLRAIQKYVPKDRMVRSLSFWQVIKRGLKSIFSRKSKKISSK; encoded by the coding sequence ATGGTAGAGTCGTTGAACACAAAAGTTGATTTAGTGACCAAGGCAACTTCCTTTTTAGGTTTATCCAGTTATGGCAAAATCATGATTGGTGACGTTGGTTTTGAATTTTACAATGACAGCGATATCAATAAATTTATCCAAATTCCTTGGAAAGATGTTGATTATGTGATTGCTTCGGTGCTGCTAAGGGGTCGATGGATTCCTCGTTTTTCCATTCAGACAAAACGCAATGGCAGCTATACCTTTGCTGCTAGACATCCTAAAAGGGTCTTGCGTGCCATACAAAAATACGTTCCCAAGGATCGAATGGTACGCTCCTTGAGCTTTTGGCAGGTGATCAAACGTGGTTTGAAATCAATATTCAGCCGCAAAAGTAAAAAAATCAGCAGTAAATAA
- the pnuC gene encoding nicotinamide riboside transporter PnuC — MVSESQGIWHWFYVQLFTNWKKFEVIYISILVLLQLAVYAIVPDSVIGMISGVAGVLCLIYGMKGRKINFIFGLVQCLAMSYVAWISHAYGSFAMDIVYVISQPIGWFMWGHDEATHSFSKTIRNWIFLGSFIAWAVGWWILSLLHGQLPYLDSINFVVSIIAQTLYILKYKENWSLWIVVNLANIIYWSILSIQIVSGYTKIGNLGSDLSQVALQAALLFNSVYAIKVWGSGEADNEGGTSV, encoded by the coding sequence ATGGTATCGGAATCGCAAGGGATTTGGCACTGGTTCTACGTTCAGCTTTTTACTAATTGGAAAAAATTCGAAGTCATTTACATTTCGATCTTGGTACTGCTGCAGTTAGCTGTTTATGCAATCGTACCGGATTCTGTGATCGGCATGATCTCAGGCGTTGCAGGTGTTCTTTGTTTGATTTATGGCATGAAAGGGCGCAAAATCAATTTCATTTTTGGCTTAGTTCAATGTTTGGCTATGTCTTATGTGGCTTGGATCAGTCATGCGTATGGGTCCTTTGCTATGGACATCGTGTATGTCATTTCTCAACCGATCGGTTGGTTTATGTGGGGCCACGATGAAGCAACGCACTCTTTTTCAAAGACGATACGCAACTGGATTTTCTTAGGTTCTTTTATTGCTTGGGCTGTCGGCTGGTGGATTCTCTCACTGCTTCACGGACAGTTGCCTTATTTGGACAGTATTAACTTTGTGGTCAGCATTATCGCTCAAACACTTTATATTTTAAAATATAAAGAAAATTGGTCACTATGGATCGTGGTTAATCTGGCAAACATTATTTATTGGTCGATTTTATCTATACAAATTGTTTCCGGCTACACGAAAATTGGTAATTTAGGTTCTGATCTATCTCAAGTTGCTCTGCAGGCTGCACTGCTATTCAACAGTGTTTACGCGATCAAAGTCTGGGGCAGTGGCGAGGCCGATAATGAAGGAGGCACTAGTGTCTAA
- a CDS encoding nucleoside hydrolase, translating to MSKIPVILDCDPGVDDAFAIVSSILDPQIDLKLITTVSGNVTVDLTTKNALYLVQDLKSKVPVASGAARPLLRELEAYEPWFGESGLGDYPDASGKLLQTATDDNAVAEMYQLLSASEEPLTIVGTGSYTNLGLLLVEHPDIVYKIKQFVLMGGTLSQGNMSSVAEFNIYYDPDAADLVYRSGVPIVTAGIDVCKKALVTFQSNDAIAKMGKVGLKLADLLKKYAEKQVAGYIVYDLNTISYLLHPEFYKSEDYFIQVQKTGPARGATVADISSKNDANVKVLTDVDDAKLNAWLVQELSRLVQ from the coding sequence GTGTCTAAGATCCCTGTCATTTTAGATTGCGATCCTGGCGTTGATGATGCTTTTGCGATCGTGTCGTCAATTTTGGATCCGCAAATTGATTTAAAACTGATTACGACGGTTTCTGGTAATGTCACGGTTGATTTGACAACAAAAAATGCTCTTTATTTAGTTCAAGATCTAAAATCGAAAGTGCCAGTGGCTTCCGGCGCTGCACGTCCGCTTTTGCGCGAATTGGAAGCTTATGAACCTTGGTTTGGCGAAAGTGGTTTAGGCGACTATCCTGATGCTAGCGGGAAACTGCTGCAAACGGCGACCGATGATAATGCCGTCGCGGAAATGTATCAACTTTTATCGGCTAGCGAAGAACCACTCACGATCGTTGGCACGGGTTCTTACACGAATTTGGGTCTTTTGCTTGTTGAGCATCCGGATATCGTTTACAAGATCAAGCAGTTTGTTCTCATGGGCGGTACTTTGTCGCAAGGCAATATGTCAAGTGTTGCTGAATTTAATATTTATTATGACCCAGATGCGGCTGACCTTGTTTATCGTTCGGGTGTGCCGATCGTGACAGCCGGAATCGATGTTTGCAAAAAAGCGCTGGTGACTTTCCAGAGTAATGATGCGATTGCTAAAATGGGCAAAGTTGGTCTGAAGCTAGCTGATTTATTAAAAAAGTATGCCGAAAAACAGGTTGCGGGCTATATTGTTTATGATTTGAATACGATTTCTTACTTGCTGCATCCGGAATTTTATAAATCTGAGGATTATTTTATTCAAGTCCAAAAAACCGGTCCGGCTCGTGGCGCGACTGTAGCCGATATTTCTAGTAAAAATGACGCTAATGTGAAAGTATTGACGGACGTTGACGATGCTAAACTAAATGCCTGGCTTGTTCAGGAACTAAGCCGCTTGGTTCAATAA
- a CDS encoding TIGR02328 family protein: MRLWHEQLIDKLPRQQLLGQHRELAALRGNGWGRSHATVDYVFKYSPYKLFQFHQLVIQEMLRRGYEPDKLWCQANYRGKNCQPYQHLTALLLTDPIYPEHNDDYLKICLLNLANKGIHLS; the protein is encoded by the coding sequence ATGCGTTTATGGCATGAACAACTGATAGACAAGCTTCCGCGACAGCAATTGCTCGGTCAACATCGTGAGCTGGCTGCTTTAAGGGGCAATGGCTGGGGCAGATCGCATGCAACCGTGGATTATGTTTTTAAATACTCGCCTTATAAACTTTTCCAATTTCATCAGCTTGTGATCCAAGAGATGCTCAGACGCGGCTATGAACCTGATAAATTATGGTGCCAAGCCAATTATCGCGGCAAAAACTGTCAGCCCTATCAACACTTAACGGCCCTTTTACTGACTGATCCGATTTATCCAGAGCATAATGACGATTATCTCAAGATTTGCCTGCTTAATTTGGCAAACAAAGGTATTCATCTTTCGTGA
- a CDS encoding type II toxin-antitoxin system MqsA family antitoxin, with protein sequence MDKEDIKLLEESIGDVSKALKGDLSGISEIVHIDENSRVRHSVKVRKLSDDDFNKETTRRIRITLHMDQDNFANFMGVSVNTVKAWERGRNKPSGSSLRLLSLINHHPRLAKTM encoded by the coding sequence ATGGATAAAGAAGATATCAAATTACTAGAAGAAAGTATCGGCGATGTTTCTAAAGCACTGAAGGGTGATCTTAGTGGTATCTCTGAAATTGTGCATATTGATGAAAACAGTCGTGTTCGCCATTCTGTCAAGGTAAGGAAGCTGAGTGATGATGATTTTAACAAAGAAACGACTCGGAGAATTAGAATCACTTTACACATGGACCAAGATAATTTTGCTAATTTTATGGGTGTTTCAGTCAATACGGTCAAAGCGTGGGAACGTGGTCGAAACAAGCCATCAGGCAGCAGCTTACGCTTGTTATCCTTGATCAATCATCATCCCCGTCTTGCAAAAACAATGTAA
- a CDS encoding type II toxin-antitoxin system RelE/ParE family toxin has protein sequence MKKNNLSRAEKQVKQEFGDKIAEYVSQRPDTTIFPKSGTGIGHVWKIRVVENDYRIIYYAKRGQNVFALIIFAKAVEENLISDEKKLIKKLVERIEKSHG, from the coding sequence ATGAAGAAGAACAATCTCAGTAGAGCGGAAAAACAGGTCAAACAAGAGTTTGGGGATAAAATTGCTGAGTACGTTTCTCAAAGACCAGACACAACGATATTTCCTAAGTCAGGAACAGGCATTGGCCATGTTTGGAAGATTAGAGTGGTGGAAAATGATTATCGAATCATCTATTACGCCAAAAGAGGACAAAATGTTTTTGCACTTATCATCTTTGCCAAGGCTGTTGAAGAAAATTTAATTTCTGATGAAAAGAAACTAATCAAGAAGCTAGTGGAAAGGATTGAAAAAAGCCATGGATAA
- a CDS encoding magnesium transporter CorA family protein encodes MLKNYPASKYHPFDVILVKDFSQDEMIGLENDYHIEPQLLEYVNDKKGPARIDDDTDDENVIMVFWVPVNEKSHSEPVSVIFKARICLFFRILK; translated from the coding sequence ATGCTAAAGAACTATCCTGCAAGTAAGTATCATCCTTTTGATGTTATTCTCGTTAAAGATTTTTCTCAAGATGAAATGATTGGTCTGGAAAACGACTATCACATCGAACCGCAACTCTTAGAATACGTCAACGATAAAAAGGGTCCAGCTCGCATTGACGATGATACAGATGACGAAAATGTGATTATGGTTTTTTGGGTACCGGTCAACGAAAAAAGTCACTCTGAGCCGGTTTCTGTTATTTTCAAGGCCAGAATATGTTTGTTTTTTCGAATTCTAAAATGA